The sequence ACAATGACAGTGAAACCGAAACAGGAAAGAAATGAGGTAAATGAAAGTGGGCGTCGGAAAGATACCATAAAGTGTGAACTAGAAGCGAAGTGAAGTGGTCTGCTGATGACGTGTAGATTCCaagaaagaaaacaatgaaATGAATTTGTTAGAAACAAGCGACGGCAAGCCTCTGCACCCAAGTTGAGAGCAACAGAGTCGTATGCTGGCTCGCAAATACACCAGCTTCACATCAAGGGAAAGCAGAAgacaccagcagcgccaaagAAAAGTGCAGTGTTGCGAAAAAGGTAGTCAAGTGCGAGAaaataatgaagtaaaatacactacagaaaaacaaagaaaaaaaacagtcaAGTGTAGACGTCAAAAGTCGCCAGTGGCGAGCGCACAAAACTTATTGCCGAGTTATGAAGCTGAATATACTTCAACAATTCATGAACAACAGAAAAAAGTAAGAATAAAAGGTGGCAGGAGGCAAGTGTGAAAAGCACGCAAGTAAAAAAGCAGAAAGGCGAAAGGCCTCCAGCGGTCGGAGTGCGCGTggaaaacacacaaaaataacaactatatagaaaacgaaataaaaaaaataataataataaagtgtaaatgtaaataaagaaaatcagaaaaggCAAGGAAGTAGTATATCAGCGGGAAAAACGTGACAGTCAACGTGAAGACAAACATGTAGAGTATAAAATCAGCACCAAGGCGACAATGTTGTGCGATTGCaaacgaaaacaaataaaattaaaaaaaaaatcacagttAAGAGGTGGAAAATTGcgcaaaaagaaaattgaggAGGCGCCAAATACAGCCCGAATGAGCTGTAGGGATGCAAGAAAGAACTTATGGAATTTAAATGAGATGCCGACGAAAACGCCGAACAAGCAACTGACAAAGACGACGCAAAGGTAAAACGAAACACGCAAAGTGGCGGCAGGCAAGAGCCCCGAATCAAGGCGCAGAAGaccacaaataaaaggaaaaaagaaaattccgcACAACTAAAAGTTTTACATAATTTGCGGTAATAGTTTAACGCTTTCAAGCAGCAAACCGGACAAATGGTGCGGTGGGGGACATACACTTTGTAAGTATCAAGAGGCCGCTGAAAAGGCACACACATAAATTGTGTCAAAGGAAGTACGATAGTGATGAAGCGGAAATAAAGTCAATGAAGCAGTAAAAACAAAGGAAGTAAAGGGAGTGATGGAAAGGGTTAAAAAGAGAAAATGTTGTAACGCTCAGGGGCTTAAACGTGGACCCCCGCCAAGCAtttccattttcaaaaattccatgTCCCATGCCACTGGGAGCACCTAATCTGCTGTCATCGAGTAATAGATTACTTTCACCTACAAAACAGAGCACAGAAATTGGTGCTTATCAGATGAAGTATtcaaaaacagcataaaacaaGTGAATGAAACTGGCGCAAATGATACAAATCCTTGTATAATTCATTGGTTAGTGTGAACACCATTGCTAGAAGACTTTTGGGAGACTTGTTAAGTATTGTTGGCAAACTGTTCACCGCTAGCTACGTTCCAAAAGTATCAAAACTGAGAAAGCAAAGTGCTTAATTGAAATGCTcactgcacatacacacacaaattacCAACACAAGTAGTCACTCATAAATTGCCacagtataaataaaattagacaCTCAGTGAATGTGGCAAGTGGACCAGAAGAAGTGCGAATTAGTGTAAGGTCCTTTGGAAGCAGAAATATATAGAACAGAAGGAAGTGTTTGTTTGTGGCTCTCGAGCagagagcatcaagaggtgcaGTAATAAATGAGTTTAGCAGCAACAGATTTACACAAATGGCAGTAGTCACGGTAAAAATGGGAAATAAAAGTTGTGGCAAAATAACACTTGAGaaacttttcaattatttactGCAATCAGTGAACTGAGAAGCGAGTTAGTATTCGTATTATTTTGCTGGCTAAAGATGAAATATGAACATATTTCCATTTCCCCGTAAACAGTTCTCATTGCTTGTATGTGTTGGAGGCAGCAAGTGCCAACTGAAGAGCACATAACTGCAAGCTGAATTCAGTTTCACTAAGTTGGGTATTTCAATTCGGTTGAATGCTTCGAAATCGGTTTAGTTGCTAGTAGCCTTTCGCGGCAAATATTCGAAGTAACATTGAGGCACCCGCCTGATTTGCTCACTTACTCGCTTTTTGCCGCCCGATGCTTTTTCATACGCCTTCCGGCGGCGTTCAAGCGCAATCCGTTGAGGATTTTTAGGATTTGGATTTTGGTAAACTCATTAGGactatatttgtttgtttgcacagcataaaaagtatttacccATATTCAACATTGGAAGCTGGCGGCAAGCGAGTCAGCGAAAGAGCTAATACTTTCACAGCGGAAGTGCGCCGTtgtcatatatgtaaatatgtgtgtatgtatgcaagggCGAGTATGTCTATatgtaattctttatttactgaGTTAATAGCTCCTCTATATCTGTACACATATGGATATGCTAAGCTTCAACTGcaaattttattgctatttgtACAAGGGTGCGGATGTGCGGGGCGTAGTTTTATGTTTGAAAATGACTTAATTGTATATAATACGGAGACTCATTAAATTCTAATGGaagaattgaaaatgaaatcagtTGCACATAGTTTAGGTAAGTGGCaattaatttagaaataattcaagttatttgaaaaagcaattagcgaaaagttggtgtgaTAACATAACAGAATatctgttttgtgtttttagttttttaaagtaaGGGCggtaaacgaaaaacaaaatttgacaagTTCAAGCCAAGAATATAGTTCATCATGTATACAGTGGTGgccaaaataatagcagcaaaATTTCTaactatttctttttattttatttatatttttttaatatttttattttatttattttttttttaatatttttattttatttatatttttttaatacttttattttatttacattttgttaatgttttaattttgtttatacatttttatttatacttttttattttattttatttatacttttttattttattttatttatatttttttatatttaaattcttttttattttatttatattttttataaaaaatcaaaaacgtaTATACTtccagtttaaaataaaaaattggtcaaaaagaatttcagttctgatttaatttacgagAACGTTGATAACTCACGAAACCTCCGGGACACACAAATAGCACatcgtaaaaaattataaataaaagcaaaaatagtaaacaaatcagatagttaagtaataatattgttttactagattagtattttgtacttatctaccgtttttgattacttcttcaaGCCGTCGCTCCATTCTTTCAACAAGCTTGTGCCatctttcctttggaatcgagtaccaagcctactcaactgcggcccacaaatcattaaaatttttaaaatttttgttagggATTTTGACCTTAACGTCATTCCATTTCTTTCCAATTTTCTATTGGAATGAGACCAGGGCTCTACGCCgccttaattttttctcttctgagccatcgcttcactgtctttgcatcctgcataaatgtccaatttaacggtataaactcaaacacaaatggctccattttattctggagtatatccagatacttaaaaggatctgctttgctcttgcgtattatagctctatccacattaacatcagattttcgcggctttggttttctttccgttttttttttgcttagataGGATGACTCTTTCTTAACTGAATTAAGAGCATTATAAAGCATTTTCCGAGGCACATCATCATTTCAGCTATTTCTGCATAGCTTTTTCCGTTTTGACTCATCCGGTATATAAGAGCTTTTTTCTCCATCGTGCAATGTTTTCCACGTtccatttttagtaattactttaaaattttatttaagaaacaaaaaattatactaaaactcACTGAAACAATATTAAAGTTATACTCCCCGCTGCACAAGTTAAAATGTGCTATTTTTGTGTCCACTTCAAAACagcaataagcataaataaaatagaacgcaaaaaattccatcgaaaacaAACGGTAAATTCCTCGCATAAATCTAAGCCTAATAACggtaataaatgtaaacaaacaaatttatttgatcaaagtagagttcgtactaaaaacttaacttcaaggttcacatttgtgctatttatctgtccatggctgtattctttttattgtatttatatttttttttcttttttttacttatttcattttttaatttttctttcattttctactattttttttatttttctattacagTGCCAGCTCGCTAATCCGAAGGTGTGTAATCCGAATTATCCAGTAATCCGAATGGAATTTATGACGCATTACGTGCATTCGTTGCAAGCTCGCTAAaccgaatttttgttgttttatttttgagtctgtttttttacaaaaccatgaacggaattttaaaCTAACGGGACATTATTGAAATATAGAGCCTTCTATGAATGTAAGTGTGTATTTATCTTGTTGCGAATAGTTTAGTTGTGGTATTAGTCGCGAAAACATCAATTTAAATAACATGGCAAACAAACGTGCACATAAAACACTGTCATTAGCTGATAAGCTTAAAATAATAGAAGAAGTAAATCGTGGACAATCAggaaaagttttagcaaagaaatTTGGTGTAGGAGCTTCAACAATTTGCGACATAAAAAGAAATGCTGAAAATATTAAGAGGTAAAAAACctgtgtaaaaaatgtattctgtaaatattactgtacatacatattttataagatTTGCTGAGAATTCTGAtgccaaattttaaaaacagcgCAAGACACTCAAATCGGGAGAGAATGAAGAATTAGAGATTAAGTTGTATGCTTAGTTTGAAGAGAAGCGGTCACGGCATCAAACCATTTCAGCAGAAATTTTACGACCAAGTGTATCCGAATCaatcatttcacggtagtgaCGGATGattgcaaaattttaagaagcgaTTTTCTGTgcgaactttgaaaatatgcggCGAATCCTTATCTGCTAGAcctgattttcaaaataagctcTATGACATTATCGAGACTGAAAATCTGATTGACGACCAAATTTACAATGTTGATGAGTCTGGACtcttttggaaaatgtttcCAGAAAAAACTTTAGTGAATTGTAAAGAAAAGTCTGCTTCTGGTACAAAAATGAGCAAAGATAGAATAACCTTCTTGTGCTGTGCTAACAAATCTGGAACTCACAAGCTTAATATTGCTGTGGTTGGGAAATCAAAAAATCCACGTTCGTTTAAAAAACAACATATGGGCATttccacagaaatgtcaaccgaagccaaaaaattcaaagtctataaaataatgttgttttaacatatttttatagggaatttatcaaatgtaactaatgtaaacaaatttgacatttgtacaaaccacattttgaaatattcgaatgcaaagtcgaaccagtgcaaaagttccgttttaaacatttctgttgcatgttttgttttgattaatgatcttgatgagatacagtcgaacttccatatagtgaattcgcacgggacctgaaaatcacttcactatatagaaacttcattataaagaaacattgattttttatgtaattttatttaaaataatcagtgagtttggtttgaattacagtcttccatttttcattttcaataaaagcttccaaatcatgtagagagttgaaaacattaatcggcacgtcactcctcatttccacaaaggctctaattacgctaatggatgaagcagcttgtatcaacgtaggtaatgcctcctcagtttctgccaattcttcaacggtcaaatcgtgttcatcgttatctgaaataatatttacatattaaatttttgtttgactataaaaagataaatgcttaccaggttcagctggaactccgcgactttcaaaaatgctgttgagaatatcttcttcggatggtttgtcccaagtctgcacaccattatcaacatttacgtagtcatcaaacgatgcttcgatatttgctacttttttaaatgaagactgtaaagcagcctaatccgatattgaaagaaggtcctcttcatcccaatgctcaaatggaatctgcataacatcttttgaaaatccagcctttttaaaacagttggcaactgtttctggtttaacatagacattccatatattgctaagatttcgaactgcttgcagcaagtctatggccataacagaatttccctcatccacttgagtcagtatattcgttaaaattcgttttctgtaatgttgtttcatgttgtagataatgccttggtccattggttgcagtaacgaagtcatgttgggaggaaaataagcgataTGAATGTGTCTCAACTTGTCTCTcacatctttagggtgggcagtgcagttatcaacaaaaaacaacacctttctgttttgatcacaaaattttttgtcgagttttacaatccatttcgtagaaatctcactggtcatccatgcttttttgttaaactcataatcgacacctaaagattttattcccttgaagtacctcggatttttggcctttccgattaccagcaattttagcttttctgatccagtcatattgcttcccaccaggacagttattctctccttgctttgcttcccaccaaagcatttttcatttttgaatgccagtgttttagttggcaagcatttgaaaaacaaagcagtctcgtcggcattaaaaatgtcgttaatgtcgtaattttcaattaatttcggtaagacgttcgttacccattcatcacggttttctatgttggcgtcagcactttccccacataatgtcttttgaataacgccatgccgacttttgaacttgtctaaccaacctgtacttgcctcaaattcgtggtgtcctagtgcttccgcaaaatctttggccttttgcttcaataatggtccagataaagggagattcttaccacgtgcaacgagtaaccatttcagcattgcttcgtcaatatcctcaaaatgacaaggtcgaagtcttttgcgtttggtatttactgccaaatcctccgcagtttttaaaatcacttccttattttttaaaatatttgattaagtgctgggaagaactccgaattcattggcaatatctttttttttttctttccttcattaactttgttaatcattaataaatttttttcaagcgaaatgctgcttcgatgcgtcattttaacttcaatcactgaataaaactgtaatagctcagctatttctgttttaattttgggattcccctcattacagtttgtccacatctaactgtaattttttgcaacagaaaacttttgaaaaaaatcactatatggagacaaaaacttaggacgcttgaatttccagctgtaaaatttgttcattatatagaaaacttcactatatagaaattcattataaggagacaaaaatacaccgaaagtagaacgaaaaagcagtgtcttcgaaaccagttcattataaggagagcttcattatatggaagttcactgtagagaagttcgactgtatattaTGCCGtgacatttgcttttttatatctcggtttatatgtaaaaaatgtaagaaaaatgtaaaaggaacgatgcgattgccaattacggtaaattttttctttgatttaccgaataactcgatgtcgcgtgcgacattgaaaaagaacatttgttatcagtgagtcgaaggtatttgtacaatttgcatcaaatattagtagcaaatagatatttttattgctaattaaataaacaaaactttgctggaaaataatcagcgctttgctctttttacttatttaaagcttgtagcgtgcgacatcgtaagtgtaaaatgtacagattcaaaataaattttcgttcgaaaatatctttattagtatatgtaaatacaaaatataaaatttttgaatgtagatgagtaaaaacggcggcgagaaaaataaggcgaactgtaaacggtggagagaaaggttaaaggatgatgaaacaaaattacaaaactataaattaagaaacaaggaAAGAATGCGGAAAGCTAGACAGATGTGGAGAGCACTGGCTGAAGGCAAAGAAGATATAATTCAAGAAAAACGGAAATATAATCGCATACGACAACGAGAGAGGTGCcaaaaactcttaaaaaatgGAATGTCATATGCACGTGAAAGCCAAAACGCATCTAACGAATGTAGACAAACCTTGgcgaaagctgttaaaaaaagtggagaaagcgatgccaaaagacatgcacagaagtctaaaagttcttgaagtcctggtaaaaaatataagcagtttgaagaaaagaaaaaagttaaccAATCCAGCAGAACCGTACCAGAAAGCCTAATTAATGCCATCAATGCTTTTTATcagaatgataatattagtgtgcAAGCTTCGGGAAAGAAAGACGCCATTATAATTGAAGACAAATTAGTAGCTAAGCGCTTTATGTTAATGACTAGTAATGCCAGTTCTCACGGAAAGGGGGCCGTTGATGGAGTTGTAGTGtggcaaataataaaatctaaaaacgttgttttaccagatgcacaatcgttttatcaatgtgcacaaaacaacacaaattgaattaaaatgtattttatgccatctgctcaaattgaaaatttgtctcttcattataagttggacgaaaaatggaaggaagtaaaaaatattccagGTATATCCCAGTTGCATTCGTTTTGTTGCGAT comes from Anastrepha ludens isolate Willacy chromosome 3, idAnaLude1.1, whole genome shotgun sequence and encodes:
- the LOC128859098 gene encoding tigger transposable element-derived protein 4-like, which produces MLKWLLVARGKNLPLSGPLLKQKAKDFAEALGHHEFEASTGWLDKFKSRHGVIQKTLCGESADANIENRDEWVTNVLPKLIENYDINDIFNADETALFFKCLPTKTLAFKNEKCFGGKQSKERITVLVGSNMTGSEKLKLLVIGKAKNPRYFKGIKSLGVDYEFNKKAWMTSEISTKWIVKLDKKFCDQNRKVLFFVDNCTAHPKDVRDKLRHIHIAYFPPNMTSLLQPMDQGIIYNMKQHYRKRILTNILTQVDEGNSVMAIDLLQAVRNLSNIWNVYVKPETVANCFKKAGFSKDVMQIPFEHWDEEDLLSISD